Below is a window of Thermoanaerobaculia bacterium DNA.
GAGCTCCAGCGCGACCTGCTGCCGAAGGAGGTGCCCGAATTCCCCGGCTTCCAGATCTCGGCGTGGAACCGGATCGCGAACATGGTCGGCGGCGACCTCTATGATCTCGCTCCGCTTCCGGACGGAAGGCTCGCGATCCTCTTCGGAGACGCGTCGGGACACGGCATGGCGGCGGGCCTCGTGATGGCGGTCGCGCACGCCGCCTTCCGGACGCAGCTCGATGCCGATCCCTCCCCCGCCGCCCTGGTCGGCGCGCTCAACCGGACGCTCTGCCGGACGGGCGGCGCCCGCTCCTTCTTCTCGTGCGTCTACGTGATGCTCTCGCCCGACGGCGCGTTCTCCGCGACGGTCGCGGGTCATCCGCCGCTCCTCCTGACCGATGCGGAGGGATCCGTCCGCCGCGAGGTCGGGGAAGGCGCCTATCCCCTCGGGATCAAGGGAGGGCTCGCGTGGCCGGCGATGACCGCCACGATCGGGCCGGGCGAGGTCCTCGTCTTCTGTTCCGACGGTCTCGCCGAGGCGAGGAACGGCGACGGAGAGGACTTCGGAGACGCGCGGATCGCGTCGATCGTCCGATCCCAC
It encodes the following:
- a CDS encoding PP2C family protein-serine/threonine phosphatase, yielding MPIVRDWIAMAKETARSLRRDELVGLYSREWKSARQQLVSEHREEIESTRNGLKRFVRIVNAIAFGLVKRLAPPRRLVFAIAGLFLLGALIQGIQMSSGHRAEVDYWRLASNTVDFLLAAFLLMAFLLAMELVDKLQFRDELVLARELQRDLLPKEVPEFPGFQISAWNRIANMVGGDLYDLAPLPDGRLAILFGDASGHGMAAGLVMAVAHAAFRTQLDADPSPAALVGALNRTLCRTGGARSFFSCVYVMLSPDGAFSATVAGHPPLLLTDAEGSVRREVGEGAYPLGIKGGLAWPAMTATIGPGEVLVFCSDGLAEARNGDGEDFGDARIASIVRSHAWRAASDVVEALATEVVRFCGRAVPEDDVSILVVKRDAATAA